A part of Solea solea chromosome 8, fSolSol10.1, whole genome shotgun sequence genomic DNA contains:
- the tm2d2 gene encoding TM2 domain-containing protein 2, whose amino-acid sequence MISVSYILLCGQFFLLLAVIFLQCLEGIHSQNSSTAEPLASASPGQGATGLPFSEQPPSPGVEKYDIPAESDNETERFEYRPPSPVVLCSYLPEEFIFCQDPVDHAGNYTALQEMGHGCAGWGGQTQKEVNTTYVICTALDDIECAGPREFQRDGVPCIKYTGHYFITTLLYSFFLGCFGVDRFCLGHTGTAVGKLLTLGGLGIWWFVDLILLITGGLMPSDYSNWCTYY is encoded by the exons ATGATTTCAGTGAGTTATATTCTGCTGTGCGGGCAGTTCTTCCTGCTGCTCGCCGTCATTTTCCTACAGTGTCTGGAGGGAATTCACTCCCAGAACTCATCGACCGCGGAGCCTCTAGCTTCTGCCTCCCCGGGCCAGGGAGCCACCGGGCTCCCCTTCAGCGAGCAGCCTCCGAGTCCCGGCGTGGAGAAATACGACATACCGGCGGAAAGTGACAATGAAACGGAGAGATTCGAGTACAGACCCCCGTCACCTGTCGTCCTCTGCAGCTATCT ACCCGAGGAGTTCATCTTCTGTCAGGACCCTGTGGATCATGCAGGGAACTACACAGCCCTGCAGGAGATGGGACACGGATGTGCCGGG TGGGGTGGCCAGACTCAGAAAGAAGTGAACACCACTTATGTCATATGTACTGCACTGGATGATATAGAGTGTGCGGGACCCAGAGAATTCCAACGAGACGGCGTCCCCTGCATCAA ATACACCGGACACTATTTCATCACCACACTGCTGTACTCCTTCTTCCTGGGCTGCTTCGGTGTCGACCGCTTCTGCCTGGGTCACACCGGCACCGCCGTCGGGAAGCTGCTCACTCTGGGGGGTTTGGGGATCTGGTGGTTCGTGGATCTGATCTTGCTCATCACTGGCGGCCTGATGCCCAGCGATTACAGCAACTGGTGCACGTACTACTGA